The following DNA comes from uncultured Fretibacterium sp..
AAGGAGCCGAGGCATGATACCGGAGATGACGAGCATGAACCGGGCGCTGGGGCGCATCGACGAGATTCTGCAGCGGTGCGCTCCCTGGATGGAGAAGAGGGCCTCCGGGACGGAGCGCTTCGTCGATGTCCTGGACGAGGCTGTTAAAAAGGCCGAGACGCCTGTGGAACGGTCCCTCGATGGGCTCCGCAGGCTGGCCGGGCGCTGTGCGGAGGACTACAACATCGATGAGGAGCTCATCCGTGCCGTCATCCAGGTGGAATCGGGCTGGAATCCCGAGGCGGTCTCCGCGAAGGGGGCCCGCGGCCTGATGCAGCTCATGCCAAGGACGGCGGATATGCTGGGTGTCGAGGACCCCTTCGACCCGAAACAGAATATCGAGGGCGGGGTAAAATACCTCTCCAGCCTGACCGATAAATACAATGGGGACGTTGAAAAAGCTCTGGCGGCCTACAATGCAGGACCGAACCGGGTCGATGCGGGGCAGGTTCCCGAGGCGGCCTCCCGTTACGTCAGGAACGTCATGGCCCTCTACCGCCGCTACAGGGAGGAAGATTAGAGATGGCCGAGGAACGCGTGGCGGACAGCGCCAGGGAGCCTCAGGCGGAGCAGACGCTGGCCGCGGCCCCCAAGAAAAAAAAGAGGAAACGCAGCAAGCTGGGCCTGTTGTTTTTGTTCCTCCTCCTGGCCCTGGGAGTCGCGGTCGGCCTTCACTTCAGCGGGATCTGGGACGGCCGCCCTCTCTTCTGGAGCGTGGTCCCGAGGCTCCCCTATGTGGGGCCCCCCCTGGCGCAGATCTTCGAGGTCCCCGAGCGATACTCCCTGACGACGGAGGAACGGCGTCGACTCGAGCTCGAGGAGTGGCAGAAGCGCCTTGACGAGCGGGAACGCGGGGTCCTGAGCACCAAGGCCGGTCTGGAGGTTCTCTCGGACGACCTCGGCAGGCGTGCGGAGGTCCTGGACGAGCAGGAGCGCCTGCTCTCGGAGTCGAGCGCCGACCGGTCGGGGAGCGAGGCGACCGAGGACGAGAAGCGTCTGATCGATCAGGTTGCCAAGACCTATCAGGATATGTCCGCGCGCAATGCGGCGCAGATCGTGGAGCAGCTTCGGGAGGGCCTTGCGGTGGACCTGCTGAAAAAACTGCCGGTTGACGCCCGTGCCTCGATCCTGGGCAAAATGAAACCCCAGCGTGCCGCGCGGCTAACAGAGCTGATGTC
Coding sequences within:
- a CDS encoding lytic transglycosylase domain-containing protein, which gives rise to MIPEMTSMNRALGRIDEILQRCAPWMEKRASGTERFVDVLDEAVKKAETPVERSLDGLRRLAGRCAEDYNIDEELIRAVIQVESGWNPEAVSAKGARGLMQLMPRTADMLGVEDPFDPKQNIEGGVKYLSSLTDKYNGDVEKALAAYNAGPNRVDAGQVPEAASRYVRNVMALYRRYREED
- a CDS encoding MgtE intracellular region — encoded protein: MAEERVADSAREPQAEQTLAAAPKKKKRKRSKLGLLFLFLLLALGVAVGLHFSGIWDGRPLFWSVVPRLPYVGPPLAQIFEVPERYSLTTEERRRLELEEWQKRLDERERGVLSTKAGLEVLSDDLGRRAEVLDEQERLLSESSADRSGSEATEDEKRLIDQVAKTYQDMSARNAAQIVEQLREGLAVDLLKKLPVDARASILGKMKPQRAARLTELMSGRGR